A single Neoarius graeffei isolate fNeoGra1 chromosome 23, fNeoGra1.pri, whole genome shotgun sequence DNA region contains:
- the cahz gene encoding carbonic anhydrase, whose product MSHHWGYGSHDGPDKWAEHFPIANGSQQSPINIIPNQAQFDSSLKPLKLQYNPSMSKDILNNGHSVQVNFVDDDDSTVLTGGPITGTYRLKQFHFHWGASDDKGSEHTVDGVRYPCELHLVHWNTNYDNFGEAVNKPDGLAVVGVFLKIGSANPRLQKVLDTFECIKGKGQQTTFPNFDPKNLLPTSLNFWTYEGSLTTPPLYESVTWIVLREPISVSSAQMAKFRSLLFSSEEEHPRSMFDNYRPPQPLKGRKVRANFK is encoded by the exons atGTCTCATCACTGGGGTTATGGCAGTCATGATG GTCCTGACAAATGGGCTGAGCACTTCCCAATCGCGAACGGATCTCAGCAGTCTCCCATTAACATCATCCCGAACCAGGCCCAGTTCGACTCTTCTCTGAAGCCACTCAAGCTTCAGTACAACCCGTCTATGAGCAAAGACATCCTGAACAATGGCCATTCAGTCCAAGTGAACTTTGTGGATGATGACGATAGCACAG ttctgacTGGTGGGCCCATCACTGGCACCTACAGACTGAAGCAGTTCCACTTCCACTGGGGTGCGAGTGACGACAAAGGGTCCGAGCATACAGTCGACGGTGTCCGGTACCCCTGTGAG CTGCATCTGGTGCACTGGAACACCAACTATGACAACTTTGGTGAGGCTGTGAACAAACCTGATGGCTTGGCAGTTGTTGGAGTTTTTCTGAAG ATTGGTTCTGCCAATCCCCGACTGCAGAAAGTTCTGGATACCTTTGAATGCATTAAAGGAAAG GGTCAGCAAACCACATTTCCAAACTTTGACCCCAAGAACCTGTTGCCGACCTCTCTGAATTTCTGGACATATGAGGGTTCTCTCACCACACCACCCCTGTATGAAAGTGTCACATGGATTGTCCTGAGAGAGCCAATTAGCGTGAGCTCTGCCCAG ATGGCGAAATTCCGCTCTCTGTTGTTCAGCTCGGAGGAAGAACATCCTCGCAGTATGTTCGATAACTACAGACCCCCTCAGCCCCTAAAAGGACGCAAAGTTCGTGCCAACTTTAAGTAA